In the genome of Streptomyces collinus, one region contains:
- a CDS encoding UBP-type zinc finger domain-containing protein: MSAENGIDPGAAPSGSGCAECDAAGGWWFHLRRCAQCGHVGCCDSSPAKHATGHFRETGHPFVQSFEPGEDWYWNYETNELYEGGPELAEPASHPADQPAPGPAGRVPGDWAKILRA; the protein is encoded by the coding sequence ATGAGTGCGGAGAACGGAATCGACCCGGGTGCCGCGCCGAGCGGCAGTGGCTGCGCGGAGTGCGACGCGGCGGGCGGGTGGTGGTTCCATCTGCGGCGGTGTGCGCAGTGCGGGCACGTGGGGTGCTGTGACAGTTCGCCGGCGAAGCACGCGACGGGGCATTTCCGGGAGACCGGGCATCCGTTCGTGCAGAGCTTCGAGCCGGGTGAGGACTGGTACTGGAACTACGAGACGAACGAGTTGTACGAGGGCGGGCCCGAGCTGGCCGAGCCGGCGAGTCATCCGGCCGACCAGCCCGCGCCGGGGCCGGCGGGGCGGGTGCCCGGCGACTGGGCGAAGATTCTGCGCGCCTAG
- a CDS encoding VOC family protein yields MSLEWEQVMVDSADPEALGRWWAEALGWVVVNDEPDEFEIRPTADRTPGLLFTSVPERKTVKNRLHLDFRPDDQKAEVARLLALGARHADIGQGEQPWVTLADPEDNEFCVLGAFHS; encoded by the coding sequence ATGTCACTGGAGTGGGAGCAGGTAATGGTGGACTCGGCCGATCCCGAGGCCCTGGGCCGCTGGTGGGCCGAGGCTCTGGGCTGGGTGGTGGTGAACGACGAACCCGACGAGTTCGAGATCCGGCCCACCGCGGACCGGACGCCGGGACTGCTGTTCACTTCGGTGCCGGAGCGTAAGACGGTCAAGAACCGTCTCCACCTCGATTTCCGGCCCGACGACCAGAAGGCCGAGGTGGCGCGGCTGCTGGCGCTCGGTGCGCGGCACGCCGACATCGGGCAGGGCGAGCAGCCGTGGGTGACGCTCGCCGACCCGGAGGACAACGAGTTCTGCGTGCTGGGGGCCTTCCACAGCTGA
- a CDS encoding FAD-dependent oxidoreductase: protein MAQAADSARTVIMTVDDDPGVSRAVARDLRRRYGASYRIVRAESGASALDALRELKLRGDLVAVILADYRMPQMNGIEFLEQALDVYPGARRVLLTAYADTNAAIDAINVVDLDHYLLKPWDPPEEKLYPVLDDLLQAWRSSDFRPVPSTKVVGHRWSSRSSDVREFLARNQVPYRWYSSDEPEGRRLLAAAGADGMRLPVVITPDGTPLVEPEAVDLAARVGLATTPTADFYDLVVIGGGPAGLGAAVYGASEGLRTVLVERSATGGQAGQSSRIENYLGFPDGVSGAQLTDRARRQASKFGAEILTAREVTALEVNGAARIVRFSDGSAVAAHSVILATGVSYRQLAAPGCEDLTGCGVYYGSALTEAPACQGQDVYIVGGANSAGQAAMYLSRGAKSVTLLVRGESLAASMSHYLVQQIEESPNIRVRARTVVEEAHGDGRLERLTLRDVDSGETEQVDAQWVFVFIGAAPLTGWLDGTVLRDERGFILAGPDLTADGRPPEGWELDRPPYHLETNVPGVFVAGDARSESAKRVASAVGEGAMAVMLVHRYLEQS from the coding sequence ATGGCACAGGCCGCCGATTCGGCGCGGACCGTCATCATGACCGTGGACGACGACCCGGGTGTCTCCCGGGCCGTGGCCCGGGACCTGAGGCGGCGGTACGGCGCGTCGTACCGGATCGTGCGGGCGGAGTCCGGCGCGTCCGCGCTGGACGCGCTGCGGGAGCTGAAGCTGCGCGGCGACCTCGTGGCGGTGATCCTGGCCGACTACCGGATGCCGCAGATGAACGGCATCGAGTTCCTCGAACAGGCCCTGGACGTCTACCCGGGCGCGCGGCGCGTGCTGCTGACCGCGTACGCGGACACGAACGCCGCGATCGACGCGATCAACGTCGTCGACCTCGACCACTACCTCCTGAAGCCGTGGGACCCGCCCGAGGAGAAGCTGTACCCGGTCCTCGACGATCTGCTCCAGGCGTGGCGGTCCAGTGACTTCCGGCCGGTGCCCAGCACCAAGGTCGTGGGGCACCGCTGGTCGTCGCGCTCCTCGGACGTACGGGAGTTCCTGGCCCGCAACCAGGTGCCGTACCGCTGGTACTCCTCCGACGAGCCGGAGGGGCGGCGGCTGCTGGCCGCGGCCGGCGCGGACGGGATGCGGCTGCCGGTGGTGATCACACCGGACGGGACCCCGCTGGTCGAGCCGGAGGCCGTCGACCTCGCCGCCCGGGTCGGCCTCGCGACGACCCCGACGGCCGACTTCTACGACCTGGTCGTCATCGGCGGCGGCCCGGCCGGGCTCGGCGCGGCGGTCTACGGCGCTTCCGAGGGGCTGCGGACCGTGCTGGTGGAGCGGTCGGCGACCGGCGGGCAGGCGGGCCAGAGCTCGCGCATCGAGAACTACCTGGGCTTCCCCGACGGCGTGTCGGGGGCGCAGCTCACCGACCGGGCGCGGCGGCAGGCGTCGAAGTTCGGCGCCGAGATCCTCACCGCCCGCGAGGTGACGGCCCTGGAGGTCAACGGCGCAGCCCGGATCGTCCGGTTCTCCGACGGCTCGGCGGTCGCCGCGCACAGCGTGATCCTGGCGACCGGCGTGTCCTACCGGCAGCTGGCGGCGCCCGGCTGCGAGGACCTGACCGGCTGCGGGGTGTACTACGGGTCCGCCCTGACGGAGGCCCCCGCCTGTCAGGGGCAGGACGTGTACATCGTGGGCGGCGCCAACTCGGCCGGGCAGGCGGCGATGTACCTGTCCCGGGGCGCCAAGTCGGTGACGCTGCTGGTGCGGGGCGAGTCGCTGGCGGCGTCGATGTCGCACTACCTGGTCCAGCAGATCGAGGAGTCGCCCAACATCCGGGTCCGGGCCCGCACGGTCGTCGAGGAGGCGCACGGTGACGGCCGGCTGGAGCGGCTGACCCTGCGGGACGTGGACAGCGGTGAGACCGAACAGGTCGACGCCCAGTGGGTGTTCGTGTTCATCGGCGCGGCCCCGCTGACCGGCTGGCTGGACGGCACGGTGCTGCGGGACGAGCGCGGGTTCATCCTCGCCGGGCCCGATCTGACCGCCGACGGCCGCCCGCCCGAGGGCTGGGAGCTGGACCGGCCGCCGTACCACCTGGAGACCAATGTGCCCGGCGTGTTCGTGGCGGGAGACGCCCGCTCCGAGTCCGCGAAGCGGGTCGCGTCCGCCGTCGGAGAGGGAGCCATGGCCGTGATGCTCGTCCACCGGTATCTGGAGCAGTCGTGA
- a CDS encoding FAD-binding dehydrogenase: MDADVIVVGAGLAGLVAAHELTSRGRRVALVDQENAGNLGGQAFWSFGGLFLVGSPEQRRLGIKDSFDLAWSDWRGSAGFDRLEDEDSWAVRWARAYVEFAAGEKRSWLDGHGITFLPTVGWAERGDLTAHGHGNSVPRFHVAWGTGTGVVEPFVRYARQAARDGLLTFHHRHRVDALVVEDGTARGVRGTVLAEDPSPRGVASSRDAIGEFELTAQAVIVTSGGIGANHDIVRRYWPERLGTPPREMVTGVPAYVDGRMLDISAEAGVRLVNRDRMWHYTEGLQNWDPIWPGHGIRILPGPSSMWFDALGRRLPGPFLPGYDTLGTLKHLRTTEDIAGYDHSWFILSQKIIEKEFALSGSEQNPDITAKDRAGFLKERILGKGAPGPVDAFLRKGADFVTASTVEQLVEKMNALTDKPLLDAAGIKRQIEARDLQIANPYAKDAQVQGIRNARRYIGDRLGRVATPHRILDPAAGPLIGVKLHILTRKTLGGIQTDLDSRALGTDGKPVEGLYAAGEVAGFGGGGVHGYNALEGTFLGGCLFSGRAAGRAAAKQTA; the protein is encoded by the coding sequence ATGGATGCCGATGTCATCGTCGTCGGAGCGGGTCTCGCCGGTCTGGTCGCGGCGCACGAGCTGACCAGCAGGGGCCGGCGGGTCGCCCTCGTCGACCAGGAGAACGCGGGCAACCTCGGCGGCCAGGCCTTCTGGTCCTTCGGCGGGCTGTTCCTCGTCGGCTCGCCTGAACAGCGGCGCCTGGGCATCAAGGACTCCTTCGACCTCGCCTGGAGCGACTGGCGCGGCAGCGCGGGCTTCGACCGGCTGGAGGACGAGGACTCCTGGGCCGTGCGCTGGGCCCGCGCCTACGTCGAGTTCGCCGCGGGGGAGAAGCGGTCCTGGCTCGACGGGCACGGCATCACGTTCCTGCCCACCGTCGGCTGGGCCGAGCGGGGCGACCTCACCGCACACGGGCACGGCAACTCCGTGCCCCGCTTCCACGTCGCCTGGGGCACGGGCACCGGCGTCGTCGAACCGTTCGTGCGCTACGCCAGGCAGGCCGCCCGCGACGGGCTGCTCACCTTCCACCACCGTCACCGCGTCGACGCACTCGTCGTCGAGGACGGCACCGCCCGGGGTGTGCGGGGCACGGTCCTGGCCGAGGACCCCTCACCCCGGGGTGTCGCCTCCAGCCGCGACGCGATCGGCGAGTTCGAACTCACCGCCCAGGCCGTCATCGTCACCAGCGGCGGCATCGGCGCGAACCACGACATCGTCCGCCGCTACTGGCCCGAACGCCTCGGCACCCCGCCGCGCGAGATGGTCACCGGCGTCCCCGCCTACGTGGACGGGCGCATGCTCGACATCAGCGCGGAGGCGGGCGTCCGGCTGGTCAACCGCGACCGCATGTGGCACTACACGGAGGGCCTGCAGAACTGGGACCCGATCTGGCCCGGCCACGGCATCCGCATCCTGCCCGGACCGTCCTCGATGTGGTTCGACGCCCTCGGCCGCCGCCTGCCCGGGCCCTTCCTGCCCGGCTACGACACCCTCGGCACCCTGAAGCACCTGCGTACCACCGAGGACATCGCCGGCTACGACCACTCCTGGTTCATTCTCTCGCAGAAGATCATCGAAAAGGAGTTCGCCCTGTCGGGCTCCGAGCAGAACCCCGACATCACCGCCAAGGACCGCGCCGGATTCCTCAAGGAACGCATCCTCGGCAAGGGCGCGCCCGGACCGGTCGACGCGTTCCTGCGCAAGGGCGCCGACTTCGTGACCGCGTCCACCGTCGAGCAGCTCGTCGAGAAGATGAACGCGCTCACCGACAAGCCGCTCCTCGACGCGGCCGGGATCAAGCGCCAGATCGAGGCCCGCGACCTGCAGATCGCCAACCCCTACGCCAAGGACGCCCAGGTGCAGGGCATCCGCAACGCCCGCCGCTACATCGGCGACCGCCTCGGCCGGGTCGCCACCCCGCACCGCATCCTCGACCCGGCGGCCGGCCCGCTGATCGGCGTCAAGCTGCACATCCTCACCCGCAAGACCCTCGGCGGCATCCAGACCGACCTGGACTCCCGCGCCCTCGGGACCGACGGCAAGCCGGTCGAGGGACTGTACGCGGCCGGTGAGGTCGCCGGATTCGGCGGCGGCGGCGTCCACGGCTACAACGCCCTGGAGGGCACCTTCCTCGGCGGCTGCCTCTTCTCGGGGCGGGCGGCGGGCCGGGCGGCGGCCAAGCAGACCGCCTGA
- a CDS encoding universal stress protein, translating into MTRPITAGVDGSQESLAALAWAAREAVRRDRPLRVVHAWRFQPQEALEAGIEGDADSQGEWVHSAVTEAVGTVTERHPDLAVTTDVIEGPVADTLVAAAADAETLVLGSRGHGRIVGFLLGSVGQQVIAAATRPVVLVRSGDQPSSEAAGREIVVGQQGDPEDSAEALRFAFETAAARGATVRVVRAWNLPPVFAYSPGSLKLLDEAGGLEPYEKKRLAAAVRPWRERFPDVAVEEHVEMGSASQVLLSVAGTAQLMVVGRRAHRTAVGARIGSVAHGMLHHADCPVAVVPPV; encoded by the coding sequence ATGACACGCCCGATCACCGCAGGGGTCGACGGATCGCAGGAGAGCCTCGCGGCCCTCGCCTGGGCGGCGCGGGAGGCGGTCCGGCGCGACCGGCCGCTGCGCGTGGTGCACGCCTGGCGGTTCCAGCCGCAGGAGGCGCTGGAAGCGGGGATCGAGGGGGACGCGGACAGCCAGGGCGAGTGGGTGCACAGCGCGGTGACCGAGGCCGTGGGGACGGTCACCGAACGGCATCCGGACCTCGCGGTGACCACCGACGTCATCGAGGGCCCGGTGGCCGACACCCTGGTCGCCGCCGCGGCGGACGCCGAGACGCTGGTCCTCGGCTCGCGCGGGCACGGCCGCATCGTCGGCTTCCTGCTCGGCTCGGTCGGCCAGCAGGTGATCGCCGCGGCCACCCGGCCCGTGGTGCTCGTCCGGTCCGGTGACCAGCCCTCGTCCGAGGCCGCCGGGCGCGAGATCGTCGTCGGCCAGCAGGGCGACCCGGAGGACAGCGCCGAGGCGTTGCGCTTCGCCTTCGAGACGGCCGCCGCGCGCGGGGCGACCGTCCGGGTCGTACGGGCCTGGAACCTGCCGCCCGTCTTCGCCTACAGCCCGGGCTCGCTGAAGCTCCTCGACGAGGCCGGCGGACTGGAGCCGTACGAGAAGAAGCGCCTGGCCGCCGCGGTCCGGCCCTGGCGGGAACGCTTCCCCGACGTGGCGGTCGAGGAGCACGTGGAGATGGGCAGCGCGAGCCAGGTGCTGCTGTCGGTGGCCGGGACGGCCCAGCTGATGGTCGTCGGCCGCCGGGCCCACCGCACGGCCGTCGGGGCCCGCATCGGCTCGGTGGCACACGGGATGCTGCACCATGCCGACTGCCCGGTGGCGGTGGTGCCGCCCGTGTAA
- a CDS encoding TetR/AcrR family transcriptional regulator: MAAEGSAGRVTRRRVHTRANLLDAAFSVFAAKGFGHVSIEEVCEAAGYSRGAFYSNFSSLDELFFALYRQRADLIAEQVSGALALDGPDLDVPAAVDRVTDVLLLDRDWLLVKTDFLVHAARDPEVARGLLEHRARLRQAIADRLGRARGHTALPAVLGDTDGAARAVVAAYDGVTTQLLLDRDVEHARAWLKQLLTALLTDGSGTLAHSKN; the protein is encoded by the coding sequence ATGGCTGCCGAGGGAAGCGCCGGGCGCGTGACGAGGCGCCGGGTCCACACCCGCGCCAACCTCCTCGACGCGGCGTTCTCCGTGTTCGCGGCCAAAGGCTTCGGGCACGTCTCGATCGAGGAGGTCTGCGAGGCCGCCGGCTACAGCAGGGGCGCCTTCTACTCCAACTTCTCCAGCCTCGACGAGCTGTTCTTCGCGCTCTACCGCCAGCGGGCCGACCTGATCGCCGAGCAGGTGTCCGGCGCCCTCGCCCTCGACGGGCCGGACCTCGACGTGCCCGCCGCCGTGGACCGCGTCACCGACGTGCTGCTCCTCGACCGTGACTGGCTCCTGGTGAAGACGGACTTCCTCGTGCACGCCGCCCGCGACCCGGAGGTCGCACGGGGCCTGCTCGAACACCGCGCGCGGCTGCGGCAGGCCATCGCCGACCGGCTCGGCCGGGCACGCGGGCACACCGCGCTGCCCGCCGTACTGGGCGACACCGACGGCGCCGCCCGTGCCGTGGTCGCCGCATACGACGGCGTCACCACGCAACTGCTGCTGGACCGGGACGTGGAGCACGCCCGTGCCTGGCTGAAGCAACTGCTCACGGCCCTGCTGACCGATGGCAGCGGCACCCTCGCCCACTCGAAGAACTGA
- a CDS encoding DUF4032 domain-containing protein encodes MALQISATNPEHPALLLELPWDVPLEEWPEEYLVPLPRGISRHVVRYSRAGDEVIAVKELAERPARREYDMLRDLDRLGIPSVDPLAVVTGRTDASGAPLESVLVTRHLGGSMPYRSMFETTMRPATMHRLMDALAVLLVRLHLAGFAWGDCSLSNTLFRRDAGAYAAYLVDAETGDLHPQLSTGQREYDLDLARVNISGELLDLEASGALHPSVDPIEFGMEICARYRGLWDELTRASVYPAGKYHYIERRIRRLNDLGFDVAEMQIEHASNGDTVSFVPKVVDAGHHQRQLLRLTGLDTEENQARRLLNDLESWMATQDDYAPGDPLGARPEVLAHRWVREVFRPTVRAVPLELRGAMDPAEIYHQLLEHRWYLSERAQHDIGLDAVVEDYIRNILPMASKTLQPTAE; translated from the coding sequence ATGGCACTGCAGATCAGCGCGACCAACCCGGAGCACCCCGCGCTCCTGCTGGAACTGCCCTGGGACGTGCCCCTGGAGGAGTGGCCGGAGGAGTACCTGGTGCCGCTGCCGCGGGGCATCTCCCGGCACGTGGTGCGCTACTCCCGGGCGGGCGACGAGGTGATCGCCGTCAAGGAGCTGGCCGAGCGCCCGGCGCGGCGCGAGTACGACATGCTGCGCGACCTGGACCGGCTCGGCATCCCGTCGGTGGATCCGCTGGCCGTGGTCACGGGCCGCACCGACGCGAGCGGCGCCCCGCTGGAGAGCGTCCTGGTCACCCGGCACCTGGGCGGTTCGATGCCCTACCGCTCGATGTTCGAGACGACCATGCGGCCGGCCACCATGCACCGGCTGATGGACGCGCTCGCCGTGCTCCTGGTGCGGCTGCACCTGGCCGGGTTCGCCTGGGGCGACTGCTCGCTGTCCAACACCCTCTTCCGGCGCGACGCGGGCGCCTACGCCGCGTACCTGGTGGACGCCGAGACCGGTGACCTGCATCCGCAGCTCAGCACGGGGCAGCGTGAGTACGACCTCGACCTCGCCCGCGTCAACATCAGCGGCGAGCTGCTGGACCTGGAGGCGTCGGGGGCGCTGCACCCGTCCGTGGACCCGATCGAGTTCGGCATGGAGATCTGCGCCCGCTACCGCGGCCTGTGGGACGAGCTGACCCGGGCCTCCGTCTACCCGGCGGGCAAGTACCACTACATAGAACGCCGGATCCGCCGCCTGAACGACCTCGGTTTCGACGTCGCCGAGATGCAGATCGAGCACGCCTCGAACGGGGACACGGTCAGCTTCGTGCCCAAGGTCGTCGACGCGGGCCACCACCAGCGGCAACTGCTGCGCCTGACCGGTCTCGACACGGAGGAGAACCAGGCCCGGCGGCTGCTGAACGACCTGGAGAGCTGGATGGCGACCCAGGACGACTACGCCCCCGGCGACCCCCTGGGAGCCCGCCCCGAGGTCCTCGCCCACCGCTGGGTGCGGGAGGTGTTCCGGCCGACCGTGCGGGCCGTACCGCTCGAACTGCGCGGTGCGATGGACCCGGCCGAGATCTACCACCAGCTCCTCGAACACCGCTGGTACCTGTCCGAGCGGGCCCAGCACGACATCGGCCTCGACGCGGTGGTCGAGGACTACATCCGGAACATCCTGCCCATGGCCAGCAAGACACTGCAGCCGACGGCGGAATGA
- a CDS encoding alpha-ketoglutarate-dependent dioxygenase AlkB, whose protein sequence is MHLQGSLFDQADELRLGSLDGISRTHLGFGAWLDTLPGWLGGSDDLFERLAAEVPWRAERRTMYDSVVDVPRLLAFYGADDRLPHPVLAEARDALSAHYGEELGEPFTTAGLCYYRDGRDSVAWHGDRIGRGAREDTMVAILSVGAPRDLLLRPLRGGRDTVRRPLGHGDLVVMGGSCQRTWEHAIPKSARATEPRISIQFRPHGVR, encoded by the coding sequence ATGCACCTCCAGGGCTCCCTCTTCGACCAGGCCGACGAGCTCCGTCTCGGCTCTCTCGACGGGATCAGCCGTACCCACCTCGGCTTCGGCGCCTGGCTGGACACGCTGCCCGGGTGGCTCGGCGGCTCGGACGACCTGTTCGAGCGCCTGGCCGCCGAGGTCCCGTGGCGGGCGGAACGGCGCACGATGTACGACAGCGTCGTCGACGTTCCCCGCCTGCTCGCCTTCTACGGCGCGGACGACCGGCTGCCGCACCCGGTGCTGGCCGAGGCACGGGACGCGTTGAGCGCCCACTACGGCGAGGAGCTGGGCGAACCGTTCACCACCGCCGGACTGTGCTACTACCGCGACGGCCGGGACAGCGTCGCCTGGCACGGCGACCGGATCGGACGCGGGGCGCGCGAGGACACGATGGTCGCGATCCTGTCGGTCGGAGCCCCCCGCGACCTGCTGCTCCGCCCGCTGCGAGGTGGCCGGGACACCGTGCGCCGCCCCCTGGGCCACGGCGACCTCGTCGTGATGGGCGGTTCCTGCCAGCGCACCTGGGAGCACGCGATCCCCAAGAGCGCCCGGGCGACGGAACCGCGCATCAGCATCCAGTTCCGTCCGCACGGCGTGCGCTGA
- a CDS encoding MBL fold metallo-hydrolase — protein sequence MRADVQQVADGTYLVHGSNTNWVILTEADAVTLVDTGYPGDREQVLASLTQVGSSPEAVAAVLITHAHNDHLGSAEYLRATYGTPVYLHEAEVPHARREFLHQVSVGTVLRNGWRPGVLPWAVHALRSGGTTPVPVTAPQAFPTAGALDLPGRPVPVHTPGHTDGHCAYHLPGTGVLISGDALVSGHPTSRVEGPQLLPDMFHHERPRALASLDVLAELEGGLLLPGHGPVHRGPVRDAALRARERAL from the coding sequence ATGCGGGCGGACGTACAGCAAGTCGCGGACGGCACCTACCTGGTGCACGGTTCGAACACCAACTGGGTGATCCTCACGGAAGCGGACGCCGTCACGCTGGTCGACACCGGCTACCCCGGTGACCGGGAGCAGGTCCTCGCCTCGCTCACGCAGGTGGGCAGCTCCCCGGAGGCGGTCGCCGCCGTGCTGATCACGCACGCGCACAACGACCACCTGGGCAGCGCGGAGTACCTGCGCGCCACGTACGGCACGCCCGTCTACCTGCACGAGGCCGAAGTGCCGCACGCGCGCCGGGAGTTCCTGCACCAGGTGTCCGTCGGGACGGTGCTGCGCAACGGCTGGCGGCCGGGAGTGCTGCCCTGGGCGGTGCACGCGCTGCGTTCGGGGGGCACGACCCCCGTCCCGGTGACGGCTCCCCAGGCCTTCCCGACGGCGGGCGCGCTCGACCTGCCCGGACGGCCGGTACCGGTGCACACCCCGGGTCACACCGACGGGCACTGCGCCTACCACCTGCCCGGCACCGGGGTGCTGATCTCCGGGGACGCCCTGGTCAGCGGGCACCCCACCTCGCGGGTCGAGGGACCTCAGCTGCTGCCGGACATGTTCCACCACGAGCGGCCCCGCGCCCTGGCCTCCCTGGACGTCCTGGCGGAGCTGGAGGGCGGACTGCTGCTCCCGGGGCACGGGCCGGTGCACCGCGGGCCGGTGCGGGACGCCGCTCTCCGGGCCCGGGAACGCGCCCTCTAA
- a CDS encoding ATP-binding protein, producing the protein MSGRTAPCDPQEIGALFLFEKLTPEQLGRLCAEGRVERFEPGPVYAEGDPATCFYVMLEGTVVLYRRVGGDDVEVTRTSQRGVYAGSMQAYLGDRVRQVYNNSMRVTEPTRFFVLPADTFAGIMQEWFPMAVHLLEGLFFGSKSAQRAIGQRERLLALGSLSAGLTHELNNPAAAAVRATATLRERVGKMRHKLAVIAQGSYSPEVMANLIDIQERTAERVAKAPALSPLEASDREDTVTDWLDDQGIPEGWRIAPTFVQAGLDVDWLDQVKAAVDEDILPSAIGWLNYTVETELLMDEINDSTARISHLVDAAKQYSQLDRAPFRHADVHELLDSTLLMLSGKIGKRIKVVKDYDRTLPEIPAYPAELNQVWTNLIDNAVAAMSSAGGEGTLTVRTASDHDRLLVEFRDTGVGIPAEDRGRIFDPFFTTKPVGEGTGLGLDISWRIVVNKHHGNIQVESEPGDTRFQVLLPLTAVEEESA; encoded by the coding sequence GTGAGCGGGCGGACGGCGCCGTGCGACCCGCAGGAGATCGGGGCGCTGTTCCTGTTCGAGAAGCTCACGCCCGAGCAGCTCGGCCGGCTGTGCGCCGAGGGGCGCGTGGAGCGGTTCGAGCCCGGGCCCGTGTACGCCGAAGGGGACCCCGCCACCTGCTTCTACGTGATGCTCGAAGGCACGGTGGTGCTGTACCGCCGGGTCGGCGGGGACGACGTGGAGGTGACCCGGACCTCCCAGCGCGGGGTGTACGCGGGGTCGATGCAGGCGTATCTGGGCGACCGGGTGCGGCAGGTCTACAACAACTCCATGCGCGTCACGGAGCCGACGCGGTTCTTCGTGCTGCCCGCCGACACGTTCGCGGGGATCATGCAGGAGTGGTTCCCGATGGCCGTGCATCTGCTGGAGGGGCTGTTCTTCGGTTCGAAGAGCGCGCAGCGGGCCATCGGCCAGCGTGAACGGCTGCTGGCGCTGGGCTCGTTGTCCGCGGGGCTCACGCACGAGCTGAACAACCCGGCAGCGGCGGCCGTGCGGGCGACGGCGACTTTGCGGGAACGGGTCGGCAAGATGCGCCACAAGCTGGCGGTCATCGCGCAGGGTTCGTACTCCCCGGAGGTCATGGCCAACCTGATCGACATCCAGGAGCGCACGGCCGAACGGGTCGCGAAGGCACCGGCGCTGAGTCCGCTGGAGGCCTCCGACCGGGAGGACACCGTGACCGACTGGCTGGACGACCAGGGCATCCCGGAGGGCTGGCGGATCGCGCCCACCTTCGTCCAGGCCGGTCTCGACGTGGACTGGCTGGACCAGGTCAAGGCGGCGGTGGACGAGGACATCCTGCCCAGCGCGATCGGGTGGCTCAACTACACCGTCGAGACCGAGCTGCTGATGGACGAGATCAACGACTCGACCGCCCGCATCTCGCACCTCGTGGACGCGGCGAAGCAGTACTCTCAGCTCGACCGGGCGCCCTTCCGCCACGCCGACGTGCACGAACTCCTCGACTCCACGCTGCTGATGCTGTCGGGCAAGATCGGCAAGCGGATCAAGGTCGTCAAGGACTACGACCGTACGCTGCCGGAGATCCCCGCGTATCCGGCGGAGCTCAACCAGGTGTGGACGAACCTCATCGACAACGCGGTGGCGGCGATGAGCAGTGCCGGCGGGGAGGGGACGTTGACGGTGCGGACGGCCTCGGACCACGACCGGCTGCTGGTGGAGTTCCGCGACACGGGCGTCGGGATCCCGGCGGAGGACCGTGGGCGGATCTTCGATCCCTTCTTCACGACCAAGCCGGTGGGTGAGGGGACCGGGCTCGGGCTCGACATCTCCTGGCGGATCGTGGTCAACAAGCACCACGGGAACATCCAGGTGGAGTCGGAGCCGGGCGACACGCGTTTCCAGGTACTGCTTCCGCTGACAGCGGTCGAGGAGGAGTCGGCATGA